The Mycobacterium riyadhense sequence TCGGCGAAAATCGCTGTGTCAGGCACGAATTCAAACGCCAGCCGGCTGTCTTGAGCACTCAAAGCGGTGATGTTGTCGAATAGCCCGTCCTGTGCTTCGTCGGGCAAATAGACGAGCAGGCCCTCGGCGCTCCATACGGCCGGAGATTTCGGGTCAAATCCTGCCGCCCGCAAGGCCGCTGCCCAGTCATCGCGCAAGTCGACAGCAACCGTCCGTCGCTCGGCGGTCGGCTCGGCGCCGAGACCGCTCAGCGTCGAGGTCTTGAACTCGATCACCTCCGGCATGTCGACCTCGTAGACGACGGTGCCGGCCGGCCACGGCAATCGGTAGGCGCGCGCGTCGAGACCGGACGCGAGAATCACCGCCTGGCAAATTCCGCGCTTGGTGGCGTCAAGAAAGAACTGGTCGTAGAACCTGGTCCGACAGGCCATGCCCCTGGCCATCCGCGCCGGATCGAACTCGGAGTCCTCCTCGACGGGAATCTGCCCGTCCACCAACCGAACGTAAACGTCCATACCCACCGCTCGCACCAGCGGTGCCGCGTACGGGTCATCGATGAACGAATATTCCGGGTCAGAAGCCAGCGCCCGCTGCGCGGCGACCATCGTTGCCGTAGCTCCGACACTGGTCGCCAGATCCCAGCTATCACGATCGGTGCGCACCATGCTGCTCCTCTATATAGATAACCTAGTTAGTATCCCAGGTCTCCCGACGACACCGCCGACTACCCTTTCGAGGGTGACCGACTTCGCCCAACGGACCATCGATCTTGCGCGCCAGAACGTCGCCGATGGCGGCCGCCCGTTCGCGACGGTCATCGTCAAAGATGGCGAGGTACTCGCCGAGAGCGCCAATAAGGTTGCTCAAACCAACGACCCGACCGCTCACGCCGAAATCCTGGCCATTCGTCAGGCGTGCACCAAGCTGGGCACCGAGCATCTCGTTGGTAGCACCATCTATGTGCTGGCTCATCCCTGCCCGATGTGCCTGGGATCGCTTTATTACTGCTCCCCCGACGAAGTCGTGTTTCTCACGTCGCGCGACGCGTACGAGCCGCACTACGTCGACGACCGCAAGTATTTCGAGCTCGCCACGTTCTACGCCGAGTTCGCCAAGGAGTGGCGGGACCGACGCCTCCCGATGCGCTACGAACCCCGACCCGCCGCAGTAGACGTCTACCGGTTCTGGCAAGAGCGCAACGGCGGTAGCCGCACCGCGACCGTCATCCCGGCCGGGTAGCGCGCCATCGCATCGGCACAGCGGCCGACAGCGCATCGCGCTATTGTCTGCGTATGCATGCAGATAATAGACCTCATCGGTTGCCGGATGACCAGGTCGGCCTGGTGGTCGAGGTGTTCCGGATGCTGGCCGACGCCACCCGCGTGCAGATTCTGTGGTCGCTGACAAATCACGAGATGTCGGTCAATGAACTCGCCGAGCACGTGGGCAAGCCGGCGCCGTCGGTCTCCCAGCACCTTGCGAAGTTGCGGATGGCACGCCTCGTGCGAACCCGCCGGG is a genomic window containing:
- a CDS encoding nucleoside deaminase, which encodes MTDFAQRTIDLARQNVADGGRPFATVIVKDGEVLAESANKVAQTNDPTAHAEILAIRQACTKLGTEHLVGSTIYVLAHPCPMCLGSLYYCSPDEVVFLTSRDAYEPHYVDDRKYFELATFYAEFAKEWRDRRLPMRYEPRPAAVDVYRFWQERNGGSRTATVIPAG
- a CDS encoding class I SAM-dependent methyltransferase; this translates as MVRTDRDSWDLATSVGATATMVAAQRALASDPEYSFIDDPYAAPLVRAVGMDVYVRLVDGQIPVEEDSEFDPARMARGMACRTRFYDQFFLDATKRGICQAVILASGLDARAYRLPWPAGTVVYEVDMPEVIEFKTSTLSGLGAEPTAERRTVAVDLRDDWAAALRAAGFDPKSPAVWSAEGLLVYLPDEAQDGLFDNITALSAQDSRLAFEFVPDTAIFADERWRSHHDRMSELGFEVDFNDLVYHGKRSHIIDHLARNGWQTSSHTVKELHEANGFVYPDDELAEAFADVTYSSGVFAPRPSGA
- a CDS encoding ArsR/SmtB family transcription factor; protein product: MHADNRPHRLPDDQVGLVVEVFRMLADATRVQILWSLTNHEMSVNELAEHVGKPAPSVSQHLAKLRMARLVRTRRDGTTIFYSLENEHVRQLVIDAVFNAEHAGPGVPRHHRADAGLKAVADDAG